The Vespula vulgaris chromosome 3, iyVesVulg1.1, whole genome shotgun sequence DNA window atttgttaacaatGAAATAGCATTATTCAATGACAAAGGAGTCAAATTTCATCTGAATATGATAAGTATTTGATAGCAGAtagtttaaaatttatattttaaacggTCAGTGTGCATTAATGTTTCAAAGTTTATATAACTTTGAAGTTTATATAACTAAGAATGTAATCGAccgattatttcaataaatataacatttctaaactttgaaattttttaagaattctCAAAAAATTCAGAGATCTTTTTACCATTGGGTAGATTGtcctaatttttttaaataactttttataatagagaacaaaagaaattgATCTTAAATTTCTTCCCGTAATTTTACAAGCAATAAAGGTAGTGCCTCAATATTTGCAGGAAAAGTTTTTTTATCCAGAAATCTATTGAATTGTGTGCATTCTGATCATTTCGGTATGAATAGATTTTTACGATGCATATTGAACTATTTTGAACTAAAACTGAATGTAATCGTAATTTATCGCAAAGAAatcaagaagaaattaaaatatacaaaagataagaaaattaaaaaatcggggaataaaaattataaaatagaaaataaagagtcCTTTCTTAcggttttttattatttccttgtgaaaaattaattgatgcAACCAATTTTGTGCCTTAgtacttaataataaatctattcatataaaagattatatatttgaaactGATCTTTGAACTATCTGTTTCTTTATTCATATGCGGGAATAAATCGATACTATTCTGTGCCACCTTTTATTGAGCGAGCTTGGATATTATTCCCATGGAGACGTGATCTCTTCATTTATGTTAAATTTGGAAGATCTATTTATGTTAAATTTGCAAATTTTATGCTATGGTTGTGTGATAATTCATCAAACTGGTAATAActctttccaatttttttttagattagtTTTAAGTAAAATAGATACTTCggcagaaaatatttcatcgaacaATTATATCACACGTTTGCGCCAGATAATATTCTTTCtgtatcatatttattataataactattatttgtcgatttataattcatttccATGAGTTTGGCAAAATTTCAGTTCCATATATCTGGCGCGgtcagatatattttatatgcactatatcattttatactCATGCATCACTGATTTATTTCTACATTCACGATATAATTCATTCCAAGTTCAGTCAAAGAAATCTATGAACTGACATTCTTCAAGTCAATTATACCTGCAATTAAGAATTTAtacgttaaagaaaataatgataaataaagaaagtttaGTAtggaaatatatgtacataaataaaatcattaagttcaataatattaataataatataccttGGATAAAAATTACCTATAATGGTTAAAATAGTATCtacaacattatttatatcgctTTCTGCCCGTTTTTCAGCAACTATTACATCAGTAACTATAAATTTATCCTATACTAAGAATCTGTCCAGTTCTTATAAACATGATGATATTTTTTGCTAAAGAATACAAACGATAACaagttctttatctttattctgCATGTCAGCAACAAAACCGACATCTCCAATTACTCCCCATTGTATAGTTAATCCAAGCAaatcttcttttactcttttttcatatattctctttataatgaaattagcCATACCATAATTCGTTTGTCCAGCATTTTCTCTTCCGCATaagacagaagaaaaaactacGAAGTGTCGAAGATCTGCATAAAGTTTTCTAGTCATCTCGTCAAAACATTTTACAGCCCACGcttttattctaaaaaattcttcaaaagtCAGCGGCATTTGGTTTTTACAAATACTATCTTTCAAAGAAACCGCGAGATTGAATATACTATCGACTAGTTATCTATTGCGGTTTTCAAAATATACTCACACTTTTCTCGTTTAGCTCCATCGAGAACAAACAGAATCTTAATATTCACGCCATATGATTCTATTGCTCAActgattatttattgttaaatcgaCTTTTCCAATTTCTAAAAGTCTATGAGTTAAGAAACGTAGAAACATTTGAAGTTTATCTTGCGCTATACAATTTAGAACAATGTCTACACTTGCATCATCTGTTTgttgcaaaattattttctcgaagCTAGTATCTCGAGAATTTCCAATATGATTATCATTGATactaaaaaatgtttctttaatgaatttacatttttctgaTGTACAGACTGTAATAAATACTCCACATCCTTCACGAAGGACTAAGTTTCACAGCTTGACCAATACCACCAATactaatgtatttaaatattttgtcaCCCTTTTACATTTCTCCATCAATGCAAAGTGCAGCGTTACATGTGCAATATACACACGGTTCTGTCGCTGCATCTTCTAAACTCCAACTTTCAGGTATACttcaagaaaaagttttatcaaactaacaaaaatttgataatcagaaataatatcaatcttgtaatttttattttgttcactTAGTTCGATTAAATCCCATAATACGATGTTCATTAATAatgattctattttattcaaagTTAAGTAagatatctatttcttttctttcttgtgtTTTTATGTCTggtactattttttttattgtcaagATCAAGTCTCAAAATTCAATGATGCATAATGAATACAaacaaaattcttcttttgatAGTTTTTTCTAATTGAACCTTCAACCTAATATATCGTACTTGAAATTTCATGTGACtcttagaaaagatttttgtaTTACTTCAACTTtgataatttgataaaatgacTTCACAAACAATAATAGCATGGTAGGTAAGATTGGACTGGAGAGGTAGAAATAACTGATATCTTTATGATCTCCAAAACGTTCATAGGACATAAAACATTAATAACGAGATTCATTTCGAGTTGTTCGGAGAAAAGTGGtagtttgaaagaaaattataggGCTTTAAAATGTTGAATTAAAACAGCTCGGAAGATATTCCTGCAGGTTCTTTTTGTAAGCAATTATTAAATCCTAAGAGACCAGATtaaaagttttcttcttcaagAAGTATAATTATCGTGTTGGTaatatactctttctcttcactGGTAAGTATAGTTTGCACTTTTTGCATCCAGTGAaattataatgttaataatattgcTATTTCCatgaattttatttgtcttttttaacCGTATCCAAAATTCCTGAGACGTCATTGttttaaatctatatataatcgaaatttcTGTAAAATCGATAAGTTCAATGatgtattacttttttcacgagataaaaggaaagctccattttttatagattttagaaGTTTTTCGAAGctgttcttttctctattcttcgACAAACCATACCCAATATCTAAACTCGTCTTAAAATAGCTACGAATTTAGGCAAATCATCATCTGGTAATCTATTGTTGAGTTTTATTTTTGGGTTTGATTTCAATAAAACGTGAGCATTAGCACCACCGAAACCGGAAGAATTAATATCTATGCAATCAATAATTAAAGAAGTTTGCTGGATAACAACTTCGATCTGACCTTCTAGATGAGCTTTCAGGTTTTTAGGTGGTCTATTAAAGTTAATATTTGGTGGTATGAGGCCTAACTCCATCAATATTATCGtctaaaaatgttatatatacatatatatatattcaaatataaaaagaatagatataatatatattaattttatagataatatacagAATTACTAGAActaaatatgtaaattgtaaataacttcgataataatacatcgaagatatataaatggaTAAATAATTGCTTGACCTTGTATTTCAGACAATGTTTACGTTATCAATTGAATAAATTCCACTGGTTCCTTCGGTATGTcctatatttaatatgattgAACCAATTTTAAGAACATTAGCTTTACAATTAGTGAAAATGTGATCTATAACATTCAGTTCTTCATGATCATCGACTCTCGTTCCAGTACCATGACCTTCGATGTAAGGAATACAAGTCGTCGATACATTGCATTCATCGTAGG harbors:
- the LOC127062211 gene encoding fatty acid synthase-like, which gives rise to MTRKLYADLRHFVVFSSVLCGRENAGQTNYGMANFIIKRIYEKRVKEDLLGLTIQWGVIGDVGFVADMQNKDKELVIVFTDVIVAEKRAESDINNVVDTILTIIGIIDLKNVSS
- the LOC127062212 gene encoding fatty acid synthase-like; this translates as MAQNILFWLGVTKPSYVIDTGCSSSFYAVVHAYQAIRRAIMRLLVLNQDGRCKIFDENANGYIHSEGISVAFLQKAKTAKRIYATIIHMKTNCDDYKEEGITFPSNKMQSTLFKESYDECNVSTTCIPYIEGHGTGTRVDDHEELNVIDHIFTNCKANVLKIGSIILNIGHTEGTSGIYSIDNTIILMELGLIPPNINFNRPPKNLKAHLEGQIEVVIQQTSLIIDCIDINSSGFGGANAHVLLKSNPKIKLNNRLPDDDLPKFVAILRRV